From the Microbacterium sp. W4I4 genome, one window contains:
- a CDS encoding membrane dipeptidase, whose amino-acid sequence MIPVIDGHNDLAWARRERHGYATTGLDGHVPELHTDLPRLVAGGVAGQFWSVWVDPALDGAEQVTATLEQIDFVQRLVQSHPDRLACARTAGEVRAAMAAGRIASLIGVEGGAQIDGSLAVLRQYARLGARYMTLTWSRTIDWADSATDDARHGGLTEFGREVVREMNRIGMLVDLAHVAPTTMRDALGASTRPVMVSHSGALALCDHPRNVPDDVLATIGERGGIVMVAFVPSFLSQARRDWVLSGEVGPMPLVGIADAADHIEHIREVAGVHAVGIGADYDGTDAMPSGLDDVSRYQDLLEELRRRGWTQNELEAIAHGNALRVLEASDGDYAAFLAGTAPAPSWVAPSVDVARRTAAEHPRVLVVVNAESSGPRRLGDWLREDGIRVEAVLGADGLPADLNGYDGLVMLGGGLMPDDDDRAPWLAQERELARQAIAADLPTLGICLGGQLLAHVAGGEVRASFGPKERGATVITPSPEGSRDALLGALGDAAPMIENHQDMITRLPPGAVLLASSDAVENQAFRLGSHVRGLQFHPEVGAEDLTRWKEPTSPAPTDRPVAELLAEARRGDESNTRASHAMVTAFAVAVRAAAAGRASR is encoded by the coding sequence ATGATCCCCGTCATCGACGGACACAACGACCTCGCCTGGGCACGTCGCGAACGTCACGGCTACGCGACGACGGGTCTCGACGGTCACGTGCCGGAACTGCACACCGACCTGCCCCGTCTGGTCGCCGGCGGAGTGGCAGGGCAGTTCTGGTCGGTGTGGGTCGACCCCGCCCTCGACGGCGCCGAACAGGTCACCGCGACCCTCGAGCAGATCGATTTCGTGCAGCGGCTCGTGCAATCGCATCCCGATCGGCTGGCGTGCGCGCGCACCGCGGGTGAAGTGCGCGCCGCCATGGCTGCGGGCAGGATCGCCTCGCTGATCGGCGTGGAGGGCGGCGCGCAGATCGACGGCTCCCTGGCAGTGCTGCGACAGTACGCACGTCTCGGCGCGCGTTACATGACGCTGACATGGTCGCGCACGATCGACTGGGCCGACTCCGCGACCGACGACGCCCGCCACGGTGGGCTCACCGAGTTCGGGCGCGAGGTCGTGCGCGAGATGAATCGCATCGGGATGCTGGTGGATCTCGCCCATGTCGCCCCGACGACGATGCGGGATGCACTGGGCGCGAGCACGCGCCCAGTCATGGTCAGCCATTCCGGGGCGCTCGCCCTGTGCGATCACCCGCGCAACGTCCCCGACGACGTGCTCGCGACGATCGGCGAGCGAGGCGGCATCGTGATGGTCGCGTTCGTGCCCTCGTTCCTCTCGCAGGCGCGAAGGGACTGGGTGCTGTCCGGTGAGGTCGGCCCGATGCCGCTCGTCGGCATCGCCGATGCCGCTGACCACATCGAGCACATCCGCGAGGTCGCCGGCGTCCACGCCGTCGGCATCGGCGCCGATTACGACGGCACGGACGCCATGCCGTCCGGTCTCGACGATGTCTCCCGGTATCAGGACCTTCTCGAGGAGCTGCGTCGGCGCGGATGGACGCAGAACGAACTCGAGGCGATCGCTCACGGCAATGCGCTGCGCGTGCTGGAGGCGTCCGATGGCGATTATGCGGCGTTCCTCGCCGGCACTGCCCCCGCCCCTTCCTGGGTCGCGCCCTCCGTCGACGTCGCTCGGCGCACCGCCGCGGAGCATCCGCGCGTGCTCGTGGTCGTCAACGCCGAGTCCTCGGGCCCTCGCCGTCTCGGCGACTGGCTCCGGGAGGACGGCATCCGTGTCGAGGCCGTCCTGGGGGCCGACGGACTGCCCGCCGATCTCAACGGCTACGACGGGCTCGTGATGCTCGGCGGCGGGCTCATGCCCGACGACGACGACCGCGCACCCTGGCTGGCACAGGAGCGTGAACTGGCACGTCAGGCCATCGCCGCCGACCTGCCCACACTCGGCATCTGCCTCGGCGGTCAGCTGCTCGCCCATGTCGCCGGTGGCGAGGTCAGGGCGTCGTTCGGGCCGAAGGAGCGCGGCGCGACCGTGATCACGCCGTCCCCCGAGGGCAGCCGGGACGCTCTCCTCGGTGCGCTCGGGGACGCAGCGCCGATGATCGAGAACCACCAGGACATGATCACGCGGCTGCCTCCCGGCGCCGTGCTGCTGGCCTCGAGTGACGCCGTGGAGAACCAGGCGTTCCGGCTGGGTTCTCACGTGCGGGGGCTGCAGTTCCACCCCGAGGTCGGTGCCGAGGATCTCACCAGGTGGAAGGAGCCGACCAGCCCGGCGCCGACGGATCGCCCCGTGGCCGAGCTGCTCGCCGAGGCACGACGCGGCGATGAGAGCAACACGCGGGCGAGTCACGCGATGGTGACGGCCTTCGCCGTCGCGGTGCGCGCCGCCGCGGCGGGGAGGGCATCCCGGTGA
- a CDS encoding serine hydrolase, giving the protein MTVAVDELTAHAREALAAQLDDQTLRRAPACIAAVTYRGRTIAVSAHGEPRGDGAMTIPGTVFRIASMSKSFLAAAVLALRDEGRLDLQAPVSRYVPELATARFGDDVDGDALTLDAALRNAGGLGEDNAWGDEHLGESREFMSAVVGGGLTLATRPGTVYNYSNLGISFAGRAIEAVTGRSVEDVVRDKILAPLGLVDTRASAELYPTGTDLALGYRTFDDGTTFTPEPYVGTGALGCIGSLFSTVSDIAAWMHFLGSAFDGADAERDAVLRAESRRQMQSVQTLIAPTSGQFGDRVLDGAGYGYGLVVEHDRRFGRVVQHAGGLPGFSSHMRWHPTTGIGVVVFGNSDAFSAGRVAGHLLSDVLRRIDAPAAIVRPWSETLEAAERLDAMIRSGAPLHDPTAWELGGLFARNVLRDVPAAVRTRRLREAVAETGSPLPSAAALSVRVLSAPDAATLRWTVPCVDGALVCDVRLMGLHAPVVQSLDVRVAEETGKPRDEAAQVIDHHRADLT; this is encoded by the coding sequence GTGACTGTCGCGGTCGACGAGCTCACGGCGCACGCGCGTGAGGCGCTGGCAGCGCAGCTCGACGACCAGACGCTGCGCCGGGCCCCGGCATGCATCGCCGCGGTCACCTATCGCGGGCGAACGATCGCCGTGTCGGCTCACGGAGAGCCGCGCGGCGACGGCGCGATGACGATACCCGGCACGGTGTTCAGGATCGCCTCGATGTCGAAGAGCTTCCTCGCCGCAGCCGTGCTCGCGCTGCGCGATGAGGGCCGGCTCGACCTGCAGGCGCCCGTGTCGCGGTACGTCCCCGAGCTCGCCACGGCGCGCTTCGGCGATGACGTCGACGGAGACGCGCTGACGCTCGACGCCGCGCTGCGCAACGCCGGGGGTCTCGGGGAGGACAACGCGTGGGGCGATGAGCACCTCGGAGAATCACGCGAGTTCATGTCCGCCGTCGTCGGTGGCGGGCTGACCCTCGCGACGAGGCCGGGAACGGTGTACAACTACTCCAACCTCGGGATCTCCTTCGCGGGCCGTGCGATCGAGGCCGTCACGGGCCGGAGCGTCGAAGACGTCGTGCGCGACAAGATCCTCGCACCGCTGGGCCTCGTGGACACACGGGCCTCGGCCGAGCTCTATCCGACCGGAACGGATCTCGCGCTCGGGTATCGGACCTTCGACGACGGGACGACGTTCACCCCTGAGCCGTACGTCGGCACTGGAGCGCTCGGCTGCATCGGCAGCCTGTTCAGCACCGTCTCCGACATCGCCGCATGGATGCACTTCCTGGGTTCGGCGTTCGACGGCGCGGATGCCGAGCGCGACGCCGTGCTCCGAGCGGAGTCGCGTCGTCAGATGCAGAGCGTTCAGACACTGATCGCCCCGACGTCGGGTCAGTTCGGCGACCGCGTGCTCGATGGCGCGGGGTACGGGTACGGGCTGGTCGTCGAGCACGACCGCCGGTTCGGGCGCGTCGTGCAGCATGCCGGTGGCCTTCCGGGGTTCTCGTCGCACATGCGCTGGCACCCGACGACCGGGATCGGCGTCGTCGTCTTCGGGAACTCCGACGCCTTCAGCGCCGGACGGGTCGCCGGTCACCTCCTCAGTGACGTGCTGCGCCGCATCGACGCCCCGGCCGCGATCGTGCGGCCGTGGTCCGAGACCCTCGAAGCGGCTGAGCGGCTCGACGCGATGATCCGCTCAGGTGCTCCGCTGCACGATCCGACGGCGTGGGAGCTCGGGGGTCTGTTCGCACGCAATGTACTGCGCGACGTGCCCGCGGCGGTGCGCACACGGCGTCTGCGCGAGGCTGTGGCCGAGACCGGATCGCCCCTGCCGTCAGCGGCGGCACTCTCAGTGCGAGTGCTGTCGGCCCCGGATGCGGCCACCCTGCGCTGGACCGTGCCCTGCGTCGACGGTGCGCTGGTGTGCGACGTGCGTCTGATGGGGCTGCACGCTCCCGTCGTGCAGTCCCTCGACGTGCGCGTGGCCGAGGAGACCGGCAAGCCGCGCGACGAGGCCGCGCAGGTCATCGATCATCACCGCGCCGACCTGACCTGA
- a CDS encoding PH domain-containing protein, with the protein MSTPDPLNGLPPEAPAAQPAAVLPEGGSSSLADGEWHRMHPLTPLFKGGLALIVVAGIVISNMRDRVIGWVVSVFAPDESRYLEYGGDPVDWVLANNFLLVALLGLLALVIVLVAIFWFVWRFQQFRITGDHVEVRKGIVFRSHRRAPLDRVQGVNLTRPFPARIIGLAKLEVVGAGTDANVPLEYLATSRAESVRADILRLASGARAARAQERTGAPASAGRTSQLVGSVNAGVTDLIAGVDLADVGPESVVKIPTGRLVASQLISAVLWVLFFGAIFAVALSAAYYGMTSDGDSGGEIVIAMVGIALGMGVPLVIAVVGITWAQISKSLRYSIAPTPDGVRITYGLLTTVTETLPPGRIFAVEVTQSLLWRPFGWWTIKINRMSGKSASQQQSGSAQQFNVVLPVGKREDVERVLSLILPDAPQSDLPLVWEHGILGPIADDPYRTIPARAWWRRPLSWKRHGYAITEFGVLLRRGLVWRKLAIFPLARLQGVSASQSPVGRWQRVSGAQVHSVTGPISGTLSGLERDDAIALLENASRAAALAASRDHSHRWGEWSDA; encoded by the coding sequence GTGAGCACGCCCGATCCGCTGAACGGGCTCCCGCCGGAAGCCCCCGCCGCGCAGCCGGCCGCCGTGCTGCCCGAGGGCGGTTCATCCTCGCTCGCCGACGGCGAGTGGCACCGGATGCATCCGCTCACCCCGCTGTTCAAGGGCGGCCTGGCGCTGATCGTCGTCGCCGGCATCGTCATCTCGAACATGCGCGATCGTGTGATCGGGTGGGTCGTGAGCGTGTTCGCCCCCGATGAGTCGCGCTACCTGGAGTACGGCGGTGACCCGGTCGACTGGGTGCTGGCGAACAACTTCCTGCTCGTGGCGCTGCTCGGCCTGCTCGCCCTCGTGATCGTGCTGGTCGCGATCTTCTGGTTCGTCTGGCGCTTCCAGCAGTTCCGCATCACGGGCGATCACGTCGAGGTGCGCAAGGGGATCGTCTTCCGCTCGCACCGGCGTGCACCGCTGGACCGCGTGCAGGGCGTCAATCTGACCCGCCCGTTCCCGGCGCGCATCATCGGGCTCGCGAAGCTCGAGGTCGTCGGCGCCGGCACCGACGCGAACGTCCCCCTGGAGTACCTGGCCACCTCGCGGGCGGAGTCGGTGCGCGCCGACATCCTGCGTCTGGCATCTGGCGCCCGGGCCGCACGCGCACAGGAGCGCACCGGTGCTCCCGCGTCGGCCGGCAGGACATCGCAACTCGTCGGATCCGTGAACGCGGGTGTGACCGACCTGATCGCGGGCGTCGATCTGGCCGATGTCGGGCCCGAGAGCGTCGTCAAGATCCCGACCGGACGCCTGGTCGCCTCGCAGCTGATCTCGGCTGTGCTGTGGGTGCTGTTCTTCGGCGCGATCTTCGCCGTCGCGCTCTCGGCCGCCTACTACGGCATGACCTCGGACGGCGACAGCGGCGGTGAGATCGTCATCGCCATGGTCGGCATCGCCCTCGGCATGGGCGTGCCGCTCGTGATCGCGGTGGTCGGAATCACCTGGGCGCAGATCTCGAAATCGCTGCGCTACTCCATCGCGCCCACCCCCGACGGTGTGCGCATTACCTACGGGCTGCTGACCACGGTCACCGAGACGCTTCCGCCCGGCCGGATCTTCGCGGTCGAGGTGACGCAGTCGCTGCTGTGGCGCCCGTTCGGATGGTGGACGATCAAGATCAACCGCATGAGCGGCAAGAGCGCCAGCCAGCAGCAGTCCGGCAGCGCGCAGCAGTTCAACGTGGTGCTGCCGGTCGGCAAGCGCGAAGACGTCGAACGCGTGCTGTCGCTGATCCTCCCCGATGCTCCGCAGAGCGACCTGCCGCTGGTGTGGGAGCACGGCATCCTCGGACCGATCGCCGACGACCCCTACCGGACGATCCCCGCGCGCGCCTGGTGGCGTCGCCCATTGTCGTGGAAGCGCCACGGATACGCGATCACCGAGTTCGGCGTGCTGCTGCGCCGCGGCCTGGTATGGCGCAAGCTCGCGATCTTCCCACTGGCACGCCTGCAAGGCGTGTCGGCCAGCCAGAGCCCGGTCGGTCGGTGGCAGCGGGTGTCCGGCGCGCAGGTGCATTCGGTCACCGGACCCATCTCCGGCACGCTGTCCGGCCTGGAGCGCGACGACGCGATCGCCCTGCTTGAGAACGCCAGCCGCGCGGCCGCGCTGGCCGCGTCCCGCGACCACTCGCACCGCTGGGGCGAATGGTCGGACGCATGA
- a CDS encoding PH domain-containing protein — protein MTPAPPVPPASGTAAPVLDAGTYTALRTPRGSGALALDGSWHQISPRYVASQFVQNGIFIAFLVVVALIVGIALEQTWVWIPIGVVIAITLITLIILPRQAKALGYMLREDDVVFRRGILWQRIVAVPYGRMQLVDITQGPLDRAFGVSQLKMVTAAATTGVQIPGLGQEAAEALRDTLIEVAETRRTGL, from the coding sequence GTGACACCGGCCCCGCCCGTGCCGCCGGCATCCGGTACCGCGGCGCCCGTCCTGGACGCGGGCACCTACACGGCTCTGCGCACCCCGCGCGGCTCCGGCGCCCTGGCGCTCGACGGCTCGTGGCATCAGATCTCGCCGCGCTACGTCGCGTCGCAGTTCGTGCAGAACGGGATCTTCATCGCCTTCCTCGTCGTCGTGGCCCTGATCGTCGGCATCGCTCTCGAGCAGACCTGGGTGTGGATCCCGATCGGCGTCGTCATCGCCATCACCCTGATCACGCTGATCATCCTGCCGCGGCAGGCGAAGGCGCTCGGCTACATGCTGCGCGAGGATGACGTGGTGTTCCGCCGCGGCATCCTCTGGCAGCGCATAGTGGCGGTGCCGTACGGGCGGATGCAGCTCGTGGACATCACGCAGGGGCCGCTGGATCGGGCCTTCGGAGTCTCGCAGCTGAAGATGGTCACGGCCGCCGCGACCACCGGAGTGCAGATCCCCGGGCTCGGCCAGGAGGCCGCCGAGGCGCTGCGCGACACTCTGATCGAGGTCGCCGAGACCCGCCGGACCGGCCTGTGA
- a CDS encoding DUF3180 domain-containing protein — protein sequence MKRTSIGVLAVLALLSAGAGFGFDHLLTATGRATFVPSVFLPILLVLLAVVVLGLAWPVRRSLRGGTRIDPFRALRAATLARASSLLGAILAGFGAGLLVFLATRPVPAQVGSTVAMAALIVGALVLISAALVAEQFCTLPKDSDDREPDDPAP from the coding sequence GTGAAGCGCACATCGATCGGCGTCCTCGCGGTGCTGGCGCTGCTGTCGGCGGGGGCGGGCTTCGGCTTCGACCACCTGCTGACGGCCACCGGTCGCGCCACGTTCGTGCCCTCGGTGTTCCTGCCGATCCTGCTCGTGCTGCTCGCAGTCGTCGTGCTGGGCCTGGCCTGGCCGGTGCGGCGCAGCCTGCGCGGCGGAACGCGGATCGACCCCTTCCGAGCGCTGCGCGCGGCCACGCTCGCACGGGCGTCGAGCCTGCTCGGGGCGATCCTCGCCGGATTCGGTGCCGGACTGCTCGTGTTCCTCGCGACGCGACCGGTGCCCGCGCAGGTAGGGTCGACTGTGGCGATGGCCGCCCTGATCGTCGGCGCACTGGTGCTGATCAGCGCGGCGCTGGTCGCCGAACAGTTCTGCACTCTGCCGAAGGATTCCGATGACCGAGAGCCCGACGACCCCGCCCCGTGA
- the folK gene encoding 2-amino-4-hydroxy-6-hydroxymethyldihydropteridine diphosphokinase, whose amino-acid sequence MNRRLTHLTPPPDPRPGREPQVAVIALGSNEGDRGDMLRAAAERLSRLPLVDDFVMSEPIESVAVKLDGPDPDAPPYLNAVALMTTRLAPQVLLVMLHAVEEEQGRVRLERWGDRTLDLDLIAYGDFRSDEEHLMVPHPRAAERLFVLEPWLSVDPEAVLPGAGRVDELIRRLKDTSSDSGTEQ is encoded by the coding sequence ATGAACCGCCGCCTCACGCACCTGACCCCGCCGCCCGACCCGCGTCCCGGCCGAGAGCCGCAGGTCGCGGTCATCGCCCTCGGCTCGAACGAGGGCGACCGCGGAGACATGCTGCGCGCCGCTGCGGAGCGGCTGAGCCGGCTGCCGCTGGTCGACGATTTCGTCATGTCGGAACCGATCGAATCGGTCGCGGTGAAGCTCGACGGTCCCGACCCCGACGCACCTCCGTATCTGAATGCGGTCGCGCTGATGACCACACGGCTCGCACCGCAGGTGCTGCTCGTGATGCTGCATGCAGTCGAGGAGGAGCAGGGACGGGTGCGCCTCGAGCGCTGGGGCGACCGCACGCTGGACCTCGACCTGATCGCCTACGGCGACTTCCGCAGCGATGAGGAGCACTTGATGGTTCCGCATCCGCGGGCCGCTGAGCGGCTGTTCGTGCTGGAGCCGTGGCTGAGTGTCGATCCGGAAGCCGTGCTGCCAGGTGCCGGCCGGGTGGACGAACTGATCCGCCGGCTGAAGGACACATCATCGGACTCAGGGACGGAGCAGTGA
- the folB gene encoding dihydroneopterin aldolase, with the protein MEPFDEIALTGLTVFGHHGVFDFERRDGQEFSIDLLLRLPLRPAAASDDVVDTVHYGELADRVAAIVAGEPVNLIETLAERIADAVLEDQRVQLVTVTVHKPHAPIAQTFSDVAVTVHRGRIL; encoded by the coding sequence ATGGAACCGTTCGATGAGATCGCACTGACCGGTCTGACGGTCTTCGGTCACCACGGCGTGTTCGACTTCGAGCGCCGCGACGGGCAGGAGTTCTCGATCGACCTGCTGCTGCGGCTGCCGCTGCGGCCGGCCGCGGCATCCGACGATGTCGTCGACACCGTGCACTACGGCGAGCTCGCCGACCGGGTCGCGGCGATCGTCGCCGGCGAACCGGTGAATCTCATCGAGACGCTCGCGGAGCGCATCGCGGATGCCGTGCTCGAGGATCAGCGCGTGCAACTGGTCACCGTCACCGTCCACAAACCGCACGCCCCGATCGCGCAGACCTTCTCGGACGTCGCGGTGACCGTGCACCGGGGACGGATCCTATGA
- the folP gene encoding dihydropteroate synthase, with translation MTVIWGILNVTPDSFSDGGRYTEPDRALAQAHLMRAQGAAVIDVGGESTRPGAVRVESSVEQARVLPIIEALADAGIPVSVDTLNADTAVAAVRAGARIVNDVSGGLADERMLSAVADLGADIAIGHWRGPSDDMYAHAQYTRAAREVGAELRERVQAAASVGIAPSRIIVDPGIGFAKTGEQNWEVLRGLDEIAALGHRVLIGTSRKRLLADALHQVSGPDPLSQRRRDLATAVTSALAARAGAWAVRVHDVAATRDALAIVGAWDGA, from the coding sequence ATGACCGTCATCTGGGGCATCCTCAACGTCACCCCCGACTCGTTCAGCGACGGCGGACGCTATACCGAACCCGACAGGGCCCTGGCGCAGGCGCACCTGATGCGCGCGCAGGGCGCCGCCGTCATCGACGTCGGCGGAGAGTCGACCCGCCCGGGCGCCGTCCGGGTGGAGTCGTCCGTCGAGCAGGCGCGCGTGCTGCCGATCATCGAGGCGCTCGCGGATGCCGGCATCCCGGTCTCGGTCGACACGCTCAACGCCGACACGGCCGTCGCGGCCGTGCGCGCCGGAGCGCGGATCGTCAACGACGTGTCCGGGGGGCTGGCGGACGAGCGGATGCTGTCGGCTGTCGCCGATCTCGGCGCGGACATCGCGATCGGGCACTGGCGCGGACCGTCGGACGACATGTACGCCCACGCGCAGTACACCCGCGCGGCCCGCGAGGTCGGCGCCGAGTTGCGCGAGCGGGTGCAGGCGGCGGCATCCGTCGGCATCGCCCCTTCGCGGATCATCGTCGACCCGGGCATCGGCTTCGCCAAGACCGGCGAGCAGAACTGGGAGGTGCTGCGCGGCCTCGACGAGATCGCGGCCCTCGGCCACCGGGTGCTCATCGGCACCTCGCGCAAGCGGCTGCTCGCGGATGCCCTGCACCAGGTGTCGGGGCCGGACCCGCTCAGCCAGCGGCGGCGCGACCTCGCGACCGCGGTGACCAGCGCGCTGGCCGCACGGGCGGGCGCCTGGGCCGTGCGCGTGCACGACGTCGCGGCGACACGGGATGCGCTGGCGATCGTCGGCGCATGGGATGGAGCATGA
- the folE gene encoding GTP cyclohydrolase I — translation MAVDRGRVEQLTRELLAAIGEDPDRPGLKQTPARMAELYAEFFAGIGEDPAVHLERTISVSRGPAPDTLPSGAVLLRDIRFRSVCEHHLLPFAGVAHLAYLPGEQVVGLGALVKVVETLAARPQVQERLGEQIADAIAEGLDTRGVLVVLDASHGCVTMRGGRQPVASTLTIAARGVYTDPVARTELIALIGPSTSSGTHAASSKTTSGNPE, via the coding sequence GTGGCCGTCGACAGGGGGCGCGTCGAGCAGCTCACCCGTGAACTGCTCGCCGCGATCGGCGAGGACCCGGACCGGCCAGGCCTGAAGCAGACGCCGGCCAGGATGGCCGAGCTGTACGCGGAGTTCTTCGCCGGGATCGGCGAGGACCCTGCGGTGCACCTCGAGCGCACCATCAGCGTCTCCCGCGGCCCCGCACCCGACACGCTCCCCTCGGGCGCGGTGCTGCTGCGCGACATCCGCTTCCGCTCCGTCTGCGAACATCATCTGCTGCCCTTCGCCGGCGTCGCACACCTCGCCTACCTTCCCGGTGAGCAGGTCGTCGGGCTCGGCGCGCTGGTCAAGGTCGTCGAGACGCTCGCGGCCCGCCCGCAGGTGCAGGAGCGGCTGGGGGAGCAGATCGCGGATGCCATCGCCGAGGGCCTGGACACCCGCGGCGTGCTCGTGGTGCTCGACGCCTCGCATGGCTGCGTGACGATGCGCGGCGGGCGTCAGCCCGTGGCATCCACCCTCACCATCGCCGCGCGAGGCGTGTACACCGACCCGGTGGCGAGGACCGAGCTCATCGCCCTGATCGGCCCTTCGACGAGCTCAGGGACCCATGCGGCCAGCTCGAAGACCACGTCAGGAAACCCCGAATGA
- the ftsH gene encoding ATP-dependent zinc metalloprotease FtsH gives MDVKKVSRNPLIYVALIGVLLFAGFLLISNLAAPKQVTVQQGLELLDGSTVTKAINTDGDQRVDLTLSKEFEGSKNVQFYYVEARADQVVTAIDDAKPKDGFNDVVPRATWFDGFISLLLPLVLLGLLFWWLLSSMQGGGSKVMQFGKSKAKLVNKETPTVTFDDVAGADEAIEELHEIKEFLQDPGKFQAIGARIPKGVLLYGPPGTGKTLLARAVAGEAGAPFYSISGSDFVEMFVGVGASRVRDLFNQAKENAPAIIFIDEIDAVGRHRGAGMGGGNDEREQTLNQMLVEMDGFDPNANVIVIAATNRPDILDPALLRPGRFDRQIGVDAPDLKGRQRILEVHAKGKPLAKSVELEIVARKTPGFTGADLANVLNEAALLTARSNAQLIDNRALDEAIDRVIAGPQRRTRVMKDREKLITAYHEGGHALAAAAMNHTDPVTKITILPRGRALGYTMVLPLEDKYSVTRNELQDQLTYAMGGRVAEEIVFHDPTTGASNDIEKATGIARKMVIEYGMTTELGPVKLGTEGGEPFAGRDMGRGREYSETIAERVDTEVRALIEQAHNEAYQVISDNRDILDRLALALLEEETLDHNRIAEIFTEVRKLPERPQWLSSNERPVSTQPPIDVPVRPEAIAAQTPAQGGTARSAGPKAAGGQARPATA, from the coding sequence ATGGATGTGAAGAAGGTCTCCCGGAATCCGCTGATCTACGTGGCTTTGATCGGCGTGCTGCTCTTCGCCGGCTTCCTGCTGATCTCGAACCTGGCGGCGCCCAAACAGGTCACCGTGCAGCAGGGACTCGAGCTGCTCGACGGCAGCACGGTCACCAAGGCGATCAACACCGACGGAGACCAGCGCGTCGACCTCACGCTCTCGAAGGAGTTCGAGGGCTCCAAGAACGTGCAGTTCTACTATGTCGAGGCCCGTGCTGACCAGGTCGTGACGGCGATCGACGACGCCAAGCCCAAGGACGGCTTCAACGACGTCGTCCCGCGCGCCACCTGGTTCGACGGCTTCATCTCCCTTCTTCTGCCGCTCGTGCTCCTCGGCCTGCTCTTCTGGTGGCTGCTCTCTTCGATGCAGGGCGGCGGCAGCAAGGTCATGCAGTTCGGCAAGTCCAAGGCCAAGCTCGTCAACAAGGAGACCCCGACGGTCACCTTCGACGACGTCGCCGGCGCGGACGAGGCCATCGAGGAGCTCCACGAGATCAAGGAGTTCCTGCAGGATCCCGGCAAGTTCCAGGCGATCGGTGCCCGCATCCCGAAGGGCGTGCTGCTTTATGGCCCTCCGGGAACCGGTAAGACCCTGCTCGCCCGCGCCGTCGCCGGCGAGGCCGGCGCGCCCTTCTACTCGATCTCGGGTTCGGACTTCGTCGAGATGTTCGTCGGCGTCGGCGCCTCGCGCGTGCGCGACCTGTTCAACCAGGCCAAGGAGAACGCTCCGGCCATCATCTTCATCGATGAGATCGACGCCGTCGGCCGTCACCGCGGTGCCGGCATGGGCGGCGGCAACGATGAGCGCGAGCAGACGCTGAACCAGATGCTCGTCGAGATGGACGGCTTCGACCCGAACGCCAACGTCATCGTCATCGCGGCGACCAACCGTCCCGACATCCTCGACCCCGCGCTGCTGCGCCCCGGGCGCTTCGACCGCCAGATCGGCGTGGACGCCCCGGACCTGAAGGGCCGCCAGCGCATCCTCGAGGTGCACGCCAAGGGCAAGCCGCTCGCGAAGTCGGTCGAGCTCGAGATCGTCGCGCGAAAGACCCCGGGCTTCACCGGTGCGGACCTCGCCAACGTGCTCAACGAGGCCGCACTGCTGACCGCTCGCTCGAACGCGCAGCTGATCGACAACCGCGCCCTCGACGAGGCCATCGACCGCGTGATCGCCGGCCCGCAGCGCCGCACTCGCGTGATGAAGGACCGCGAGAAGCTCATCACCGCCTACCACGAGGGCGGTCATGCCCTCGCCGCGGCGGCCATGAACCACACCGACCCGGTCACGAAGATCACCATCCTGCCGCGCGGCAGGGCACTCGGCTACACGATGGTGCTGCCGCTGGAGGACAAGTACTCGGTCACGCGCAACGAGCTGCAGGACCAGCTCACTTACGCCATGGGCGGGCGCGTCGCCGAGGAGATCGTCTTCCACGATCCCACCACCGGTGCGTCGAACGACATCGAGAAGGCCACCGGCATCGCCCGCAAGATGGTCATCGAGTACGGCATGACCACCGAGCTCGGACCGGTCAAGCTCGGCACCGAGGGCGGCGAGCCCTTCGCCGGCCGCGACATGGGCCGCGGCCGCGAGTACTCCGAGACCATCGCCGAGCGGGTCGACACCGAGGTGCGCGCCCTGATCGAGCAGGCGCACAACGAGGCCTACCAGGTGATCAGCGACAACCGCGACATCCTCGACCGCCTCGCCCTCGCGCTGCTCGAGGAGGAGACTCTCGACCACAACCGGATCGCCGAGATCTTCACCGAGGTGCGCAAGCTCCCTGAGCGTCCGCAGTGGTTGTCCAGCAATGAGCGCCCGGTCTCGACCCAGCCTCCCATCGATGTGCCGGTCCGTCCTGAGGCGATCGCCGCGCAGACTCCCGCGCAGGGCGGGACCGCACGCAGCGCGGGTCCGAAGGCCGCCGGGGGACAGGCCCGACCGGCGACGGCCTGA